The nucleotide sequence CACAACCGTAGGCTGTTGGTTCGGGAGGGGCAGCAGGTCAAAGTCGGACAGACAATTGCCGAAATGGGGTCAACTGGTACGGACCGGGTGAAACTGCACTTTGAGATTCGCCGTCAAGGGAAGCCTGTAGATCCACTGCAATTCCTACCCCGTCGTTGATATGTTGCACAGCCTGTTCCTCACGTAGAAGGAACAGGCTCCAGCGTTGCCAAGGATAAAGGCGTCGCTTGAGCTTGAGGTCGAACTCACCAAAGGACTATAACAATGGCTCTCAGTAAAGAAGCGCCGGAGTTTGACATCGACGATGAGGTTCTCCTTATGGAGACCGGCATCGCTACGGAATCGATGTCGAATGAGGGACCTGCTGTACCTTCAGTTCGCACCAAATCCAAGAACTCCACCGCGTTAAAGCAACACAAATACATTGATTACACGCGGGCGCTCGATGCGACCCAGCTGTACCTCAATGAAATCGGCTTTTCCCCTCTGCTGACTCCCGAAGAAGAAGTCCATTTTGCGCGCTTGTCGCAAAAGGGTGATCCGGCTGGGCGCAAGCGCATGATTGAAAGCAACCTGCGCCTAGTGGTGAAAATCGCCCGACGCTACGTCAATCGTGGGCTGTCCTTGTTGGACCTGATCGAGGAGGGCAACCTGGGCTTGATCCGGGCGGTGGAGAAGTTCGATCCTGAGCGGGGCTTCCGCTTCTCGACCTATGCCACCTGGTGGATTCGCCAGACCATCGAACGGGCGATCATGAATCAGACCCGCACGATCCGGTTGCCGATCCATGTGGTCAAGGAACTCAACGTCTACCTCCGGGCGGCACGTGAGCTCACTCAAAAACTCGATCATGAACCCTCGCCCGAAGAAATCGCCAATCTGCTGGAAAAACCGGTAGGGGAGGTCAAGCGCATGCTGGGTCTTAACGAGCGTGTGTCTTCGGTCGACGTCTCGCTGGGTCCGGACTCGGATAAAACCCTGCTGGACACCCTGACGGATGATCGTCCTACGGATCCCTGCGAGCTGCTGCAGGACGATGATCTTTCCCAAAGCATTGACCAGTGGCTGTCGGAGCTCACGGACAAGCAGCGTGAGGTGGTGATTCGCCGCTTCGGCCTGCGTGGCCATGAGAGCAGCACGCTGGAGGACGTAGGCCTGGAGATTGGCCTGACCCGTGAGCGGGTGCGGCAGATCCAGGTGGAAGGGCTCAAGCGCTTGCGCGAGATCCTGGAGAAGAATGGCTTGTCGAGTGAGTCGTTGTTTCAATAACGACGCCGCTTGAATGCTTGAATGTGGGAGGGGGCTTGCTCCCGATAGCGGTAGTTCAGTCACTGGATGTATCGACTGGCACGCCGCTATCGGGAGCAAGCCCCCTCCCACATTTTTTGCGCACGACATTTTATTCATTTATGCCCAAATCCCAGGCATAAAAAAACCCCGCTTTTAAGGGCGGGGTCTTTTCGACTGAGTCAGTACAAGTTAGATAACTTGAACTTCTTCAGCTTGCATGCCTTTCTGACCGCGGGTAGCGATGAAAGAAACCTGTTGGCCTTCTTTCAGGCTTTTGAAGCCGTCGGATTGGATAGCTTTGAAGTGAACGAACAGGTCGTCACCGGATTGTGGAGTGATGAAGCCGAAGCCTTTTTCATCGTTGAACCACTTAACGGTACCAGTTTGGCGATTAGACATGGTGTATCTCCTTGGACAAAGTTAACTGCGACTCAGGAAAAGCCCTGGCCGAGACTGAGTGCAAAGAGCAGGAAAAATTCTTGGAGATGGTTGGATCGAAATTCAACATATCGTGTAGAGATTCTCAGTGACACAAGCAGCACAGTGGCGCCACCTTAACCCTTTTTCCGGAACGTGCCAATGGTATTTCCGAAGGTTTCTCTATTTTCGTGACTGGCGGTGGTATTTACACACACCGGTTGCGGCAATACGGGGCCCGGCCCCGCTGGCCGCGCCTTATGGCAGCCGGTGCGTTCATCAAGAAAAGCCCGACGCCCTTTGAACCCCAACGCCGGCCCCGGTAAGATGCCCCACAGAATTTTTCCACCTCGCTATTCAGGACACCCGCCATGAGCATCAAATCGGACAAGTGGATTCGCCGCATGGCGCAAGAGCACGGCATGATCGAACCGTTCGTCGAGCGTCAGATTCGTGGTGAAGGCGATGACCGCGTGATCTCGTACGGCGTTTCCAGCTACGGCTACGATGTGCGCTGCGCCGACGAGTTCAAGGTGTTCACCAACATCAACTCGGCGATCGTGGATCCGAAGAACTTCGACGAAAAGAGCTTCGTCGATGTGAAAAGCGACGTGTGCATTATCCCGCCGAACTCCTTTGCCCTGGCACGCACCGTGGAATTCTTCCGTATTCCCCGCGACGTGCTGACCATCTGCCTGGGTAAAAGCACCTACGCGCGCTGCGGCATTATCGTCAACGTGACGCCACTTGAGCCTGAGTGGGAAGGCCACGTGACCCTGGAATTCTCCAACACCACCACCCTGCCGGCGAAAATCTACGCCAACGAAGGCGTGGCGCAGATGCTGTTCCTGCAGTCTGACGAGGCCTGTGAAGTGTCCTACAAAGACCGCGCCGGCAAGTACCAGGGCCAGCGCGGCGTCACCTTGCCACGCGCTTGATCGAAAGGTCCTACGCGTAAAGGGAATTAGTCCGCAGAAAGTGACTCTATTGGGTGTACTGCCTCGGTGCGTGCAAAACGCACCGAGCCACGCTTGAGGAGTGCCTTATGAAGATTGACCCGCGAATCAGCGCAGAACTTGCCCGGCTTGAACCCAACCAGATTGGCGTTCTGGCCTGGTCCCTGATGGCTGATCCCGCCTATGCAGGCGGCATCCCCGGCCAACCCGATGAAGATTGGCCACAGCAGCCCACCGAACCCGGTGAGCCGACCCTTCCGGACGAGCCGCCTCCCGCACCGGTCGCCTGATACCCGCAAGGCCGGTCAGCGAACCTGCCACACCTGGTGATCGCCGATAACAAAGATTCGGCGGTCATTGTCCTGCTCCACCGTATGCCCCCCGGTAAACGCCCCAAACGCCGGCAGCAGGCTGACGCGCGTGCCGAACTGGAAACACGGCAGGAGCAGGCTCTGCCGGCCCTTGCCGCGCAAGCGATACACCGGGTGCACATGCCCCGCCAGCACATGGTGGCTGGCATGGGCGTGCGGTTCGTGTTGCAGGGCGAAAGGGCCCATCAGCAGTGGCTCCGGAACCACATCGATCCTCAAGTCAGCCGGTGGGTCGCCCGCGCGTTTATCGTGATTACCGCGAATCAAGGTCATCGACAGGTCGCAATGACGTGCTCGCCAGGCCCTCAAGGCGCTGAGGGTGCCGCTGGCGTGGGAGCCGGGCCCGTGGAGGAAGTCGCCGAGAAAGATCACCTGGGCGCACGGTACGACCGCCAACAGCCGATCCAGGCGCTGCAGGTTTTCGGTGGTGGTGCCTTGCGGTACCGGCTGGCCCAGGCTGCGATAGGCCGATGCCTTGCCAAAGTGTGCATCGGCGATCAGCAGGCACTGGCGCGCGGGCCAGTAGAGCGCCTTATCCGCCAACAGCCACAGCTCTTCGCTCTCCAGCGTCACTGAGCACACCATCAGCGTTTGCCGTTATCGGCGACTTTTTCCAAGTCCTTGACCATCCGCGCAATGCGCTCGGAGAGTTTTTCCGAACTCATGCTTTCGCGCATCCGTTCCACCAGCAGTGGGAAGGCCAGGGGCGTAGGACGTTCGATCATATGCACGTCCAGTGTCAGCGCCGAGAGGCGAAGCAAGGTCTCTTCCAGCCGACGAATATCTAATTCATCACGCAGGACTTCTTCCCCCGCCTGGGCCAGCAACAGGTTTTGCGGGTCATATTGCTTGAACACTTCAAAGAACAACCCGCTGGATGCCTGCACCTGGCGCGTGCTTTTCGGCGCGCCGGGGTAACCGGCAAACACCAGTCCGGCGATACGCGCAATCTCGCGAAAGCGGCGCAGGGCGAGTTCCCCGGCGTTCAGGCTGGCTGCCACGTCTGCCAGCAACTGCTTCGGGCGCAGCAGCGCCCCATTCAGTAAGCGTGGCCAATCCACCTCGGTGGCGCTGAGCAACTCCAAGCCGTAATCGTTGACGGCAATCGAGAAGGTCACAGGCTGCTGCTGGCTGACCCGCCACGCCAGCAGACTCGCCAGTCCCAGGTGCACCTGGCGGCCGGCAAACGGGTAGAGGAACAGGTGCCAGCCCTCCCGCGATTTCAAGGCTTCGGCCAGCAAGTGCTCGCGCGTCGGCAGGCCGGACCAGCGCAACTGTGTCTGCAGCAGGGTTTGCACAGCCCGCATTTCCGGCCCCTCGTAGACCCCGTGCGCGGCCGCATCGAAGCGCTCCACCACGGCTTGGGCCAGCTCATTGGAAAGGGGCATGCGCCCGCCATTCCAGCGCGGTACTGCAGCTTTTTTGGCGCTGCTACGGCGCACATAGGCGGTCATGTTTTCCACCCGCACCAATTCCAGCAGGCGCCCGGCAAACAAGAAGCCATCACCCGGCTTGAGGCGTGCAATAAAGCCTTCTTCAACACTGCCCAGGTTCTTGCCACCGCCGCCCTTGCTCCAGAATTTCAGCTGGATGCTGGCGTCGCTGACAATGGTGCCCACGCTCATGCGATGGCGACGCGCAAGCCGGGCATCGGGGACGCGCCAAATGCCGTGCGCGTCCGGCTCCACGCGGCGGTAATCCGGGTAAGCGGTCAGCGATAAGCCGCCATGCCGTACAAAGCCCAGGGCCCAGGCCCAATCGGCCTCGGTGAGGTCACGATAGGCCCAGGCGCCACGGACCTCCGCCAGCAGCGCCTGCGGCGTAAAGCCACCGCCGAGGGCCATGCTCACCAAATGTTGTACGAGCACATCCAACGGCTTGTGGGGCGATTCGCGGGCTTCGATGCGCCGCGCTGCAATGGCGTCCTGGGCCGCAGCGGCTTCCACCAGTTCCAGGCTGTGGGTCGGCACCAGGGTCACCCGCGACGGCCGTCCGGGTGCATGGCCGGAGCGGCCGGCGCGTTGCATCAGGCGCGCCACGCCTTTGGCCGAGCCGATTTGCAGCACGCGCTCCACCGGCAAAAAATCCACCCCCAGGTCCAGGCTGGAGGTGCACACCACCGCCTTGAGCTGACCGTCTTTCAACGCCCGCTCCACCCAGTCGCGGGTCTCGCGGGACAGAGAACCATGGTGCAGGGCAATCACCCCGGCCCAATCCGGTCTGGCATCGAGCAATGCCTGATACCAGATTTCCGACTGCGCCCGCGTGTTGGTAAACACCAGGCAACTGCTGCTGGCGTCGACCTCGGCGACCACCTGCGGCAGCATCTTCAAGCCGATATGCCCGGCCCACGGAAACCGCTCGGCGATGGGCGGCAGCAAGGTGTCGACGTGCAACTGCTTGACCGTTTGTCCCTGCACATTAATCCCGTCCCCTTGTGGGATCAGCACTTCCAAGGCGTGGGACTGGTTACCGAGGGTGGCCGAAATGCCCCAGACCATCAGTTCAGGATGCCAGCGCCGCAGCCGCGCCAACGCCAGTTGCAACTGCACGCCGCGCTTGTTGCCGATCAGCTCATGCCATTCATCCACCACCACCATGCGCAGGTGCGCCAGGCTCGTTTCGCTGTCGGCGCGGGCGAGCATCAGGGTCAGGCTTTCCGGGGTGGTGACCAGCGCGGTGGGCTGGCGTCGGGTTTGCCGGGCACGCTCGCTGCTGCTGGTATCGCCGGTGCGCAGGCCGACGCTCCAGGGAATCTGCAAGGCCTCGAGCGGCGCTTCGAGGGCGCGTGCGGTGTCGGCGGCCAACGCGCGCATGGGCGTGATCCACAGCACGGTCAGTGGCTCAGCCGGCGGTTTGCGTTTACCGGTGGCGGGCGGGCGGGTGATCGCGAAACGATTGAGGGCGGCAAACCACAGGGCGTAGGTTTTGCCGGCGCCGGTGCTGGCATGCAGCAAGCCCGAGCGGCCGTCCTTGACCGCCGTCCATACGTCTTTCTGGAAGGCGAACGGCTTCCAGCCTTTGGCGGCAAACCACGTTTTGGCGAAGTCGAGGGGTTTTGCCATGGGGCGGCGAATGCTCTGGAGGGTCTATTTCACAGACCCTCCAGGCGTTGCAAAGGTTTACTTCAAATTGCCGCTCAGGAACTGTTGCAGGCGCTCGCTCTTCGGATTGCCCAGCACATCCTCCGGCGCGCCTTGCTCTTCCACCAGGCCCTTGTGCAGGAACAGCACCTGGCTGGATACCTTGCGTGCAAAGCTCATTTCGTGGGTCACCATGATCATGGTGCGGCCTTCCTCGGCCAGGCCCTGGATGACCTTCAACACTTCACCCACCAACTCCGGGTCGAGGGCCGAGGTGGGTTCGTCGAACAGCATCACTTCCGGCTCCATGGCCAGGGCGCGGGCGATGGCCACCCGTTGTTGCTGGCCACCGGACAGGAACGCCGGGTATTGGTCCGCTACCCGTGCCGGTAAACCCACCTTGTCCAGGTAGCGACGGGCGCGGTCTTCGGCGTCCTTTTTGCTGCAACCCAGCACCCGGCGCGGGGCCATGGTGATGTTTTCCAGCACGCTCATATGGCTCCACAGGTTGAAATGCTGGAACACCATCGCCAGTCGTGTGCGCAGGCGTTGCAGTTCGGCATCGTCGGCCACGCGCATGCCGTGGCGGTCGCTGACCATGCGGATCGGCTGGCCGTCGAGGGTCATGGCGCCGTCGTTGGGGGTTTCCAGGAAGTTGATGCAACGCAAAAAGGTGCTTTTGCCCGAGCCGCTGGCGCCGATCAGGCTGATCACATCACCGGTCCTGGCCTTGAGCGAGACACCTTTGAGCACCTCATTGTCGCCATAGCTTTTATGCAGGCCTTCAACGGTCAATTTGTACATGGGGCGTGCATCCTCAAGGCGAAAGTAGGTAGCCGCTGCGGTAGGCCTCGGTGCCTGCGACATGGCCGACGACCATCCCGGCAGTGGCCATGCGGCGCAGCGAACGGGCGTAAAGCAGGCCGGCCTTCTGGCAGTGCACGGGCGTTACGCGGTCGGTAATGGGGTCGATGATTTCGGCGATCAGTTGCCCGGCTTCCAGGTATTCACCGGGCAGGGCGCTGAACACCAGCAGGCCGCCCACCGGCGTTGCCACGGGTTCGACGCCCGCCAGCGGCGTGGCGGGGTAGGGCAGCTCGGGCAGCGGTGCGGCGTCGCCGGCAATCGCGCCGAAGTGAATCAGGTAGTCGATGATTGCCTGGCAGTCGAGGGCGGCCAACCCATGGTTGACGTCGCCCTGGCCACGCAGTTCGACGGTCACCGAAAAACTGCCCATGGGGATCGGGAAGCGCGCGCCAAAGCGTTGCTGCAACTGCCACCACACCAGGGTGAAACACTCATCGAAGGACTGCCCGCCGGAGTCGGTAGCCAGCAGGTTGGCCTCCGAGCCGATATAGCGTGCCAGCGGCTCCACCTGCGGCCAGGCTTCGGGCGTGGTGTACAGGTGCGCCACGGCTTCGAAGTCGCAATGCAGGTCCAGCACCATGTCGGCATCGCAGGCCAGGCGTTGCAACACCAGGCGTTGGGAGTGCAACTGGGTCTCGGCGATTTGCACGGCCAGGGCAGCGCTCAAGGCGGCGCGGATCAGTTCGACGTTTTGTTGCGGGTTATCGCCGAGCGAGCCCTCGACCTGATCGCCGACGGTATCGCTGAGGTCGACAAACAGGCGATTGAAGTTCTGCCCGCTTTCCAACTCGTAGCGGCCCAGCGGGGTGTCCATTAACACCTGTTCCAGGCCTGCCGGATTGGCGATGGGCACCAGCACGATCTCGCTCAGTAACCGCCCGGCTGCCGCCAGCTCGGCCAGGCGCACTTTCAGGTGCCAGGCCACCAGCATGCCCGGCAGTTCATCGGCATGCAGCGATGACTGGATATAGACCTTGCCTTCGGCATGTTCGGGGCCGAAGTGGAAACTGTGAATCTGCCGCGCCGTGCCTGGCACCGGTGCGATCAGATCGTGTACCTGATGACGCATGAAGGCTCCTTAATGGCTTGGTCCGAGAAACGCCAGCCAGCGGCGCTCCGCCAGACGAAACAGACCGACCAGGGCGAAGGTCACGGTCAGGTAGATCAGCGCGGCGATACCGAATGATTGGAACGTCATGAACGTGGCCGAGTTGGCGTCCCGCGCCACCTTGAGGATGTCCGGGATCGTCGCGGTAAACGCTACCGTGGTCGAGTGCAGCATCAAGATCACTTCGTTGCTGTAGTAGGGCAACGAGCGGCGCAACGCCGAGGGCATGATCACGTAGGCGTACAGCTTCCAGCCGCTTAAACCGTAGGCCTTGGCCGCCTCGACTTCGCCGTGGGCCATGCTGCGGATGGCCCCGGCGAAAATCTCCGTGGTGTAGGCGCAGGTGTTGAGGGCGAATGCCAGGATCGTGCAGTTCATGGCATCGCGAAAGAACGCATCCAGCAGCGGTTGTTCGCGTACGGCGGCGATGCTGTAGATGCCGGTATAGCAGATCAGCAACTGGATATAGAGCGGCGTGCCACGAAACAGGTAGGTGTAGAACTGCACCGGCCAGCGTACCAGCGGGTTGCGCGATACACGGGCGATGGACAGCGGGATCGACACCACAAAGCCGATGACCAGGGCGGCGCTGAGCAACCACAGGGTCATGGCCAGGCCGGTGATGTGCTGGCCGTCGCTATAGAGGAAGGGGCGCCAGTATTCCTGCAAGAGTTCGATCATCGCACCGCCTCCCGTGAGCCTGCGGAGTAGCGACGTTCAAGACGACGCAGGACGAAGTTGGACGCGCTGGTGATCAACAGGTAGATCAGCGCGGCGAGTACCAGGAAGTAGAACAGTTGGTAGGTGCTTTTGCCGGCATCCTGGGCGGCCTTGACCAGGTCCGCCAGGCCGATGATCGACACCAGGGCCGTGGCCTTGAGCATCACCATCCAGTTGTTGCCGATACCCGGCAGGGCAAAGCGCATCATCTGCGGGAAGGTCACGTAGCGAAAGCGTTGCCCGCGCTTGAGGCCATAGGCCGTGGCGGCTTCCAGCTGGCCACGGGGGACGGCGAGGATCGCGCCGCGAAACGTCTCGGTGAAATAAGCACCGTAGATAAAGCCCAGGGTGATCACCCCGGCGCTGAATGGGTCGATCTCGATGTATTCCCATTCCATGAAGTCGGTCAGGCCGGTGAGCCAGGTTTGCAGGCTGTAGAAAATCAGCAGCATCAGCACCAGGTCGGGTACACCGCGAATCAGGGTGGTGTAGAGCTGGGCGGGGATGCGCAGGAAGGGCAGGCTGGAAAGTTTGGCGCTGGCGCCGAGCAGGCCCAGCAATACGCTGACGACCAGGGACAGCACCGACAACTTGATGGTCATCCAGGTGCCTTGCAGCAACAACGGGCCGAAACCCTTCAGGCTGAGTGCGCTCAGCCCGAGGGTTTGCAACAGTTCTTCGAACATAAATCAGGACCTATGGCGATAAAAAAGCGCCCCTTGAGAGAAGGGGCGCCCCAGGCATTATTTGCCGCTGTACAGGTTCAGATCGCCAAAGTGTTTCTTCTGGATGGTGGCGTAGGTGCCATCATCGTGTAACGCTTTGATACCTTTATCCAAAAGGGCCTTCAGTTCAGTGTTACCTTTTTTGATACCGATGGCGGTTTTCGATGGCAGCAATGGGTCATCGATGGCGGCGCTGACTTCATAGTCGGCACCGGCCGGGGACTTCAGGAAGCCCAGTTCGGCTTGCAGCATGTCCTGCACCGAAGCGTCGAGACGACCGGAAGTCAGGTCGGCATAAACCTGGTCCTGGTTGGCGTAGGCCTTGGTGGTTACACCGGCTTTATCCAATACGGCCTTGGCGTAGGCTTCCTGGATGGTGCCTTGCTCGTAGCCCACGGATTTGCCCTTGAGGGACTCTGGGGTCGAGTACCCCGCGCCTTTCTTGAACACCAGCGAGGTCGGGCCGGAGAACAGTTCGCTGGAGAAGTCGATGGCTTTCTCGCGCACCGGGGTCACGGTCATGGACGAAATCACTCCGTCGAACTTGTTGGCTTTGAGGCCTGGAATCATGCCGTCAAAGTCACTCTCGACCCACTTGCACTTCACTTTCAGTTCGGCGCAGATCGCATTGCCCAGGTCGATATCGAAGCCTACCAGGCTGCCATCGGCCGCCTTGGATTCGAACGGCGCGTAGGACGGATCGACACCAAAACGCAGTTCCTTGTATTCCTTGGCCAACGCGGTACCGGCGGCCATGCACAGAGCCAGTGCAGAAAGGGTCAGCAATGCTTTTTTCATTATTTAATCCCTGGAAACCAAGATAAGCGCTTGTGGCGCGTTTTAGGACTGTTACTGAACGGTGTCAGACGGATCACGAGTAGCAATTTCTGCACCATAGTTCCGAATGAGCGTTTTAAAAGGTGGGACAAGGGAGTCATGAGTGTAGGAGATGCCCGAAAATGGGCATTGAAAATCGAACGCACTATTTCGGAACATTTGGAGATCCATTGTGGAGGGGCGGTGTTCTGGGTCAGGCCAGTAAGTCCTGCAGGGTGGCAAGGTTATCCGCCTCATCCACCGCCTTGTCCTGGCGCCAACGCAACATCCGCGGAAAGCGCACCGCAATCCCGCTCTTGTGCCGCTTGGACAGGGCAATGCCTTCAAACCCCAGCTCGAACACCATGCTGGGCGTCACGCTGCTGACCGGGCCGAACTTCTCCACGGTGGTCTTGCGCACGATGGCGTCGACCTTGCGCATTTCTTCGTCGGTCAGCCCTGAATAGGCCTTGGCGAAGGGCACCAGCGTGCGTTCACTGCCGGGCGGGCCATCCCATACGGCAAAGGTGTAGTCGCTGTAGAGGCTGGCGCGCCGGCCATGGCCGCGTTGGGCGTAGATCAACACCGCATCGACACTGAAGGGGTCGACTTTCCACTTCCACCACAGGCCCATGTCCTTGGTGCGGCCCACGCCGTAGAGGCCCTGGCGATCCTTGAGCATCATGCCTTCCACGCCGAGGCTGCGAGACGCTTCACGTTGCTCGGCCAAGGCCTGCCAGGTCGCGGCCGTCAGCAGTGGCGAGGGCAGCAGCACCGGTTGGTTGCACTGGGTGATCAACTGTTCGAGCTGGGCGCGGCGTTCGGCCTGGGTGTGGTTGCGCCAGTCGTCGCCCTGGTGTTCCAGCAGGTCATAGGCGAGGACGGCGACCGGTGCATCGTCGAGCACTTTTTTGCTCAGGGTCTTGCGGCCGATCCGCTGCTGCAGCAGGGCAAAGGGTTGCACCGCGTCTTTCCAGACGACGATCTCGCCATCGATCACCGTGCCATCGGGCAGGCCACTGACCAGGCTGTGCAGTTCGGGGAAACGCTCGGTCACCAGCTCTTCGCCCCGCGACCAGATCCACAGGCGGCCTTCACGCTTAACCAGTTGCG is from Pseudomonas marginalis and encodes:
- the rpoS gene encoding RNA polymerase sigma factor RpoS, with amino-acid sequence MALSKEAPEFDIDDEVLLMETGIATESMSNEGPAVPSVRTKSKNSTALKQHKYIDYTRALDATQLYLNEIGFSPLLTPEEEVHFARLSQKGDPAGRKRMIESNLRLVVKIARRYVNRGLSLLDLIEEGNLGLIRAVEKFDPERGFRFSTYATWWIRQTIERAIMNQTRTIRLPIHVVKELNVYLRAARELTQKLDHEPSPEEIANLLEKPVGEVKRMLGLNERVSSVDVSLGPDSDKTLLDTLTDDRPTDPCELLQDDDLSQSIDQWLSELTDKQREVVIRRFGLRGHESSTLEDVGLEIGLTRERVRQIQVEGLKRLREILEKNGLSSESLFQ
- a CDS encoding cold-shock protein encodes the protein MSNRQTGTVKWFNDEKGFGFITPQSGDDLFVHFKAIQSDGFKSLKEGQQVSFIATRGQKGMQAEEVQVI
- the dcd gene encoding dCTP deaminase, with the protein product MSIKSDKWIRRMAQEHGMIEPFVERQIRGEGDDRVISYGVSSYGYDVRCADEFKVFTNINSAIVDPKNFDEKSFVDVKSDVCIIPPNSFALARTVEFFRIPRDVLTICLGKSTYARCGIIVNVTPLEPEWEGHVTLEFSNTTTLPAKIYANEGVAQMLFLQSDEACEVSYKDRAGKYQGQRGVTLPRA
- the pdeM gene encoding ligase-associated DNA damage response endonuclease PdeM, yielding MVCSVTLESEELWLLADKALYWPARQCLLIADAHFGKASAYRSLGQPVPQGTTTENLQRLDRLLAVVPCAQVIFLGDFLHGPGSHASGTLSALRAWRARHCDLSMTLIRGNHDKRAGDPPADLRIDVVPEPLLMGPFALQHEPHAHASHHVLAGHVHPVYRLRGKGRQSLLLPCFQFGTRVSLLPAFGAFTGGHTVEQDNDRRIFVIGDHQVWQVR
- a CDS encoding ligase-associated DNA damage response DEXH box helicase, translating into MAKPLDFAKTWFAAKGWKPFAFQKDVWTAVKDGRSGLLHASTGAGKTYALWFAALNRFAITRPPATGKRKPPAEPLTVLWITPMRALAADTARALEAPLEALQIPWSVGLRTGDTSSSERARQTRRQPTALVTTPESLTLMLARADSETSLAHLRMVVVDEWHELIGNKRGVQLQLALARLRRWHPELMVWGISATLGNQSHALEVLIPQGDGINVQGQTVKQLHVDTLLPPIAERFPWAGHIGLKMLPQVVAEVDASSSCLVFTNTRAQSEIWYQALLDARPDWAGVIALHHGSLSRETRDWVERALKDGQLKAVVCTSSLDLGVDFLPVERVLQIGSAKGVARLMQRAGRSGHAPGRPSRVTLVPTHSLELVEAAAAQDAIAARRIEARESPHKPLDVLVQHLVSMALGGGFTPQALLAEVRGAWAYRDLTEADWAWALGFVRHGGLSLTAYPDYRRVEPDAHGIWRVPDARLARRHRMSVGTIVSDASIQLKFWSKGGGGKNLGSVEEGFIARLKPGDGFLFAGRLLELVRVENMTAYVRRSSAKKAAVPRWNGGRMPLSNELAQAVVERFDAAAHGVYEGPEMRAVQTLLQTQLRWSGLPTREHLLAEALKSREGWHLFLYPFAGRQVHLGLASLLAWRVSQQQPVTFSIAVNDYGLELLSATEVDWPRLLNGALLRPKQLLADVAASLNAGELALRRFREIARIAGLVFAGYPGAPKSTRQVQASSGLFFEVFKQYDPQNLLLAQAGEEVLRDELDIRRLEETLLRLSALTLDVHMIERPTPLAFPLLVERMRESMSSEKLSERIARMVKDLEKVADNGKR
- a CDS encoding ABC transporter ATP-binding protein: MYKLTVEGLHKSYGDNEVLKGVSLKARTGDVISLIGASGSGKSTFLRCINFLETPNDGAMTLDGQPIRMVSDRHGMRVADDAELQRLRTRLAMVFQHFNLWSHMSVLENITMAPRRVLGCSKKDAEDRARRYLDKVGLPARVADQYPAFLSGGQQQRVAIARALAMEPEVMLFDEPTSALDPELVGEVLKVIQGLAEEGRTMIMVTHEMSFARKVSSQVLFLHKGLVEEQGAPEDVLGNPKSERLQQFLSGNLK
- a CDS encoding succinylglutamate desuccinylase/aspartoacylase family protein: MRHQVHDLIAPVPGTARQIHSFHFGPEHAEGKVYIQSSLHADELPGMLVAWHLKVRLAELAAAGRLLSEIVLVPIANPAGLEQVLMDTPLGRYELESGQNFNRLFVDLSDTVGDQVEGSLGDNPQQNVELIRAALSAALAVQIAETQLHSQRLVLQRLACDADMVLDLHCDFEAVAHLYTTPEAWPQVEPLARYIGSEANLLATDSGGQSFDECFTLVWWQLQQRFGARFPIPMGSFSVTVELRGQGDVNHGLAALDCQAIIDYLIHFGAIAGDAAPLPELPYPATPLAGVEPVATPVGGLLVFSALPGEYLEAGQLIAEIIDPITDRVTPVHCQKAGLLYARSLRRMATAGMVVGHVAGTEAYRSGYLLSP
- a CDS encoding ABC transporter permease; its protein translation is MIELLQEYWRPFLYSDGQHITGLAMTLWLLSAALVIGFVVSIPLSIARVSRNPLVRWPVQFYTYLFRGTPLYIQLLICYTGIYSIAAVREQPLLDAFFRDAMNCTILAFALNTCAYTTEIFAGAIRSMAHGEVEAAKAYGLSGWKLYAYVIMPSALRRSLPYYSNEVILMLHSTTVAFTATIPDILKVARDANSATFMTFQSFGIAALIYLTVTFALVGLFRLAERRWLAFLGPSH
- a CDS encoding ABC transporter permease, which encodes MFEELLQTLGLSALSLKGFGPLLLQGTWMTIKLSVLSLVVSVLLGLLGASAKLSSLPFLRIPAQLYTTLIRGVPDLVLMLLIFYSLQTWLTGLTDFMEWEYIEIDPFSAGVITLGFIYGAYFTETFRGAILAVPRGQLEAATAYGLKRGQRFRYVTFPQMMRFALPGIGNNWMVMLKATALVSIIGLADLVKAAQDAGKSTYQLFYFLVLAALIYLLITSASNFVLRRLERRYSAGSREAVR
- a CDS encoding transporter substrate-binding domain-containing protein yields the protein MKKALLTLSALALCMAAGTALAKEYKELRFGVDPSYAPFESKAADGSLVGFDIDLGNAICAELKVKCKWVESDFDGMIPGLKANKFDGVISSMTVTPVREKAIDFSSELFSGPTSLVFKKGAGYSTPESLKGKSVGYEQGTIQEAYAKAVLDKAGVTTKAYANQDQVYADLTSGRLDASVQDMLQAELGFLKSPAGADYEVSAAIDDPLLPSKTAIGIKKGNTELKALLDKGIKALHDDGTYATIQKKHFGDLNLYSGK
- a CDS encoding ATP-dependent DNA ligase; translation: MKAFAELYANLDATTSSNAKLAALQAYFLQAPPEDAAWAVYFLSGGRPRQLVPTRLLRDMATEASGIEPWLFEESYQSVGDLAETISLLLPESTYTSEDGLAVWLEEKLLPLRGLSPLDLAERLPALWAQLDQPSLMVCVKLITGSFRVGVSKLLVTRALAAMADLDSKRVAQRLVGYTDLSNRPTAEGYLKLIAAESSDEHAQRGGQPYPFFLAHGLSQPVEQFDTLLGSPADWQVEWKWDGIRAQLVKREGRLWIWSRGEELVTERFPELHSLVSGLPDGTVIDGEIVVWKDAVQPFALLQQRIGRKTLSKKVLDDAPVAVLAYDLLEHQGDDWRNHTQAERRAQLEQLITQCNQPVLLPSPLLTAATWQALAEQREASRSLGVEGMMLKDRQGLYGVGRTKDMGLWWKWKVDPFSVDAVLIYAQRGHGRRASLYSDYTFAVWDGPPGSERTLVPFAKAYSGLTDEEMRKVDAIVRKTTVEKFGPVSSVTPSMVFELGFEGIALSKRHKSGIAVRFPRMLRWRQDKAVDEADNLATLQDLLA